In Triticum urartu cultivar G1812 chromosome 6, Tu2.1, whole genome shotgun sequence, the following proteins share a genomic window:
- the LOC125515072 gene encoding nudix hydrolase 3 (The sequence of the model RefSeq protein was modified relative to this genomic sequence to represent the inferred CDS: added 107 bases not found in genome assembly): protein MHRDEYKSCLAAESGEYVPYDVNGQYGQLFSIIEERYKDNTESRSLTLQKQISRYAPIHLEPELTTLSEGDKEALGYILKASMVIDEIFYEQVWNSNTMLRDWLKAHADSSSLDSLKWAYYSINKSPWSCLDENKAFLSTADSAVKLLTDATKPISGWKGLEYRAAFPLDKPRGANFYPADMNKMEFDLWKSGLTDKEQKDATGFFTVIKRPDALLTTSVAQSDGPNQTNTSDDLFIVPYSKEYKASLEKAAELLLKASDCSDCPSLKNLLRTKANAFLSNDYYESDIAWMELDSNIDVTIGPYETYEDGLFSYKATFEAFVGVRDDVATSQVKLFGDQLEDLEKNLPLDNIYKSDNVSAAPIRVMNLLYNSGDVKGPQTIAFNLPNDERIVNERGTSMVMLKNISEAKFKNILKPIANACIREEQKEYVDFEPYYTHIVCHECCHGIGPHSITLPGGKKSTVRMELQECHSALEEAKADIVGLWALNFLINKGLLPKSLSKSMYVSFLAGCFRSIRFGLEEAHGKGQALQFNWLYDKGAFILHSDGKFSIDFTKVEEAVESLGREIMTIQAKGDKPAAQSLLQSRATLTQPLRVALEKIEHMQVPVDIAPIFGTASKLLANN from the exons GTACAAAGATAACACGGAGTCTCGCAGCTTAACCTTACAAAAGCAAATTAGTCGTTATGCTCCCATCCATTTGGAACCAGAG TTGACTACTCTATCTGAAGGAGACAAAGAAGCCTTGGGATATATTCTTAAAGCATCAATGGTTATTGATGAAATATTTTATGAGCAG GTATGGAATAGCAACACAATGCTAAGAGACTGGCTAAAAGCACACGCTGACTCCTCCTCCCTTGATAGTCTGAAGTGGGCATATTACTCTATTAATAAAAGTCCATG GTCCTGCCTTGATGAAAATAAGGCTTTTCTATCCACTGCCGATTCGGCTGTGAAATTGCTCACAGATGCCACCAAGCCAATTTCAGGATGGAAGGGGCTTGAGTATCGTGCAGCATTCCCTCTAGATAAGCCTCGTGGCGCGAACTTCTATCCTGCTGACATGAACAAAATG GAGTTTGATTTATGGAAAAGTGGACTAACTGATAAGGAACAAAAAGATGCAACTGGATTCTTTACTGTCATAAAACGGCCTGATGCTTTATTGACTACATCAGTAGCACAGTCAGATGGACCAAATCAAACCAATACTTCAGATGATCTTTTTATTGTTCCATATTCCAAGGAGTATAAAGCATCCCTTGAGAAAGCTGCCGAGCTTCTCCTTAAAGCATCAGATTGTTCTGATTGTCCAAG CCTGAAGAATTTGCTCAGAACCAAGGCAAATGCTTTTCTTTCAAATGATtactatgaatctgacatagcTTGGATGGAGTTG GACTCCAACATAGATGTCACCATTGGCCCATACGAGACATATGAAGATGGCCTGTTTAGTTATAAG GCAACCTTTGAAGCATTTGTTGGGGTGCGGGACGACGTTGCAACTTCTCAAGTTAAACTCTTTGGTGATCAACTCGAG GATTTGGAGAAAAATCTTCCACTGGACAATATTTACAAATCAGACAATGTATCTGCTGCTCCAATTCGCGTGATGAATCTTCTTTACAACTCTGGG GATGTGAAAGGTCCTCAAACTATAGCTTTCAATTTGCCAAATGATGAGCGGATTGTGAATGAGCGAGGAACTTCAATGGTTATGCTTAAGAACATTTCAGAAGCCAA GTTCAAGAATATCTTGAAGCCTATAGCCAATGCCTGCATCAGAGAGGAGCAGAAAGAATATGTTGATTTTGAGCCTTATTATACACATATTGTTTGCCATGAGTGCTGCCATGGAATTGGACCTCATTCCATAACCCTTCCTGGTGGTAAAAAGTCCACAGTTAGAATG GAACTTCAAGAATGTCATTCAGCATTGGAGGAGGCAAAAGCTGATATAGTTGGTCTGTGGGCGCTGAATTTTCTTATAAACAAG GGGTTGCTTCCTAAGAGTCTATCAAAATCTATGTATGTTTCTTTCCTTGCTGGATGCTTCCGGTCGATTCGCTTTGGACTGGAAGAAGCTCATGG GAAGGGACAGGCATTGCAGTTTAACTGGTTGTATGACAAAGGAGCTTTTATCTTGCATTCTGACGGAAAATTCTCAATTGACTTTACAAAG GTCGAGGAAGCTGTTGAAAGCCTTGGCAGAGAGATCATGACGATACAGGCAAAGGGCGACAAGCCTGCCGCGCAGTCTCTCCTTCAGTCCCGTGCAACCTTGACGCAGCCGTTGCGTGTGGCATTGGAGAAAATCGAACACATGCAG GTGCCTGTTGATATAGCCCCTATATTTGGCACAGCCAGTAAGCTGCTCGCAAACAATTAA